One region of Thermocrinis sp. genomic DNA includes:
- the fusA gene encoding elongation factor G, which translates to MPRLVPIERLRNIGIVAHIDAGKTTTTERILYYTGKTYKIGEVHEGAATMDWMPQEKERGITITAATTACYWKDHQINIIDTPGHVDFSVEVVRSMKVLDGIIFVFSAVEGVQPQSEANWRWADRFGVPRIAFINKLDRLGADFYRVFREIENKLSIKPVAIQIPVGAEDQFKGVIDLMEMKAIIWLEETLGARYEIVDIPEEYTSKAQEWRAKMVEAIVEQDDELMMKYLEGEEIEVEKLKKVLRKATIEKKLVPVLCGSAFKNKGVQPLLDAVIDYLPSPLDIPPVKGINPKNDQEEERKPLDEEPFCAYVFKVMSDPYAGQLTYFRVFSGKVTAGSYVYNATKDRKERIGRLLLMHANSREDVQEASAGEIVAAVGLDATTGDTLSDEKHPIVLEKLEFPEPVISMAIEPKTKKDQEKLSQVLNRFMKEDPTFKATVDQETGQVLIHGMGELHLEIIVDRMKREYGVEVNVGKPQVAYKETIRKKATAEGKFIRQSGGRGQYGHAIIEIEPLERGQGFVFENAIVGGIIPKEFIPSVEKGVKEAMQSGVVAGYPVVDVKVRLFDGSYHEVDSSDIAFQIAGSIAFKEAMKKADPVLLEPVMEVEVETPEDYVGDVIGDLNSRRGKIMGMENKGVITVVKAYVPLAEMFGYATTLRSLTQGRGTFIMKFSHYEEVPQHVAEQIIGERTGALKS; encoded by the coding sequence ATGCCAAGGTTAGTTCCTATAGAGAGATTAAGGAACATAGGTATAGTTGCACACATAGACGCGGGTAAGACCACAACTACCGAAAGGATCCTGTATTACACCGGTAAAACATACAAGATAGGTGAGGTGCATGAAGGCGCCGCCACAATGGACTGGATGCCTCAAGAGAAGGAAAGGGGTATAACCATAACTGCTGCTACCACCGCGTGCTACTGGAAAGACCATCAAATAAACATCATAGACACGCCCGGACACGTGGACTTTTCTGTGGAAGTGGTGCGCTCTATGAAAGTGCTGGACGGCATTATTTTTGTATTCTCCGCAGTGGAGGGTGTGCAACCCCAATCTGAGGCAAACTGGAGGTGGGCTGATAGATTTGGCGTGCCAAGGATTGCCTTCATAAATAAATTAGACAGGCTCGGTGCAGACTTTTACAGGGTTTTCAGGGAGATAGAAAACAAGCTCAGCATCAAACCCGTCGCCATTCAAATACCAGTAGGTGCAGAAGATCAGTTTAAAGGCGTGATAGACCTTATGGAAATGAAGGCTATCATATGGCTAGAAGAAACGCTCGGTGCGCGCTACGAGATAGTAGATATACCTGAAGAATACACAAGCAAGGCTCAGGAATGGAGAGCCAAAATGGTGGAAGCTATAGTAGAGCAGGACGATGAGTTGATGATGAAGTATTTGGAAGGTGAAGAGATTGAAGTAGAAAAACTCAAAAAAGTATTGAGAAAAGCCACTATAGAGAAAAAACTTGTGCCAGTTCTATGCGGTTCTGCTTTTAAAAACAAAGGAGTACAACCACTACTTGATGCGGTAATAGATTACCTTCCATCTCCTTTGGACATTCCCCCCGTTAAAGGAATTAACCCAAAGAATGACCAAGAGGAGGAGAGAAAACCTCTGGACGAAGAGCCCTTCTGTGCCTATGTGTTCAAAGTTATGAGTGACCCTTATGCAGGACAGCTAACCTACTTTAGGGTGTTTTCCGGCAAGGTTACAGCCGGTTCCTACGTGTACAATGCCACAAAGGATAGGAAAGAGAGGATTGGAAGGCTTCTGCTTATGCATGCCAACTCAAGGGAAGACGTGCAAGAAGCAAGTGCGGGTGAGATAGTAGCCGCTGTTGGGCTTGATGCAACCACCGGAGATACGCTTTCTGATGAAAAACACCCCATAGTTTTAGAAAAGCTTGAATTCCCAGAACCAGTTATTTCCATGGCAATAGAGCCCAAGACAAAGAAGGACCAAGAAAAACTATCTCAAGTCCTCAATAGGTTTATGAAGGAGGACCCCACCTTTAAGGCAACGGTGGATCAAGAAACTGGGCAAGTGCTAATACACGGCATGGGTGAATTGCACTTGGAGATCATAGTTGACAGAATGAAGAGGGAGTACGGTGTGGAGGTCAATGTAGGTAAGCCACAGGTAGCCTATAAAGAAACCATCAGGAAAAAGGCTACTGCAGAAGGAAAGTTTATAAGGCAGAGCGGTGGAAGGGGTCAATACGGACACGCGATCATAGAAATAGAACCCTTAGAAAGAGGACAAGGCTTTGTCTTTGAAAACGCCATAGTAGGTGGCATTATACCAAAGGAGTTTATACCTTCTGTGGAGAAAGGTGTTAAAGAAGCTATGCAGAGTGGCGTAGTTGCAGGGTATCCTGTGGTAGATGTTAAGGTTAGACTCTTTGATGGGTCTTATCACGAGGTAGACTCCTCAGACATAGCTTTTCAGATAGCTGGGTCTATAGCTTTTAAGGAGGCAATGAAAAAGGCAGATCCAGTTCTACTGGAACCTGTGATGGAGGTGGAGGTAGAAACTCCCGAAGATTATGTGGGTGATGTGATAGGAGACCTAAACTCCAGAAGGGGTAAGATAATGGGTATGGAAAACAAAGGTGTTATAACTGTAGTGAAAGCTTACGTGCCTCTTGCGGAAATGTTCGGATACGCCACCACTTTAAGAAGCTTGACACAGGGAAGAGGAACATTTATAATGAAATTTTCCCATTATGAAGAGGTTCCGCAGCACGTAGCGGAGCAGATAATCGGAGAAAGAACAGGAGCTCTTAAATCATAA
- the tuf gene encoding elongation factor Tu yields the protein MAKEKFVREKEHVNVGTIGHVDHGKSTLTSAITCALAAGVMPGGKARCMKYEEIDKAPEERERGITINITHVEYETAKRHYAHVDCPGHADYIKNMITGAAQMDGAILVVSAADGPMPQTREHVLLARQVNVPYIVVFMNKCDMVDDPELLDLVELEVRELLNKYEFPGDEVPVIRGSALGTLQELEAGKPDKWCNAIVELLNAMDEYIPTPVRESDKPFLMPIEDVFSISGRGTVVTGRVERGVLKPGEEVEVVGLREEPLKTVATSIEMFRKVLDEALPGDNIGVLLRGVGKDDVERGQVLAKPGSVTPHRRFRAQVYVLTKEEGGRHSPFFVNYRPQFYFRTADVTGVVVKLPEGQEMVMPGDNVELEIELIKPIAMEEGLRFAIREGGRTVGAGVVTKILD from the coding sequence ATGGCAAAGGAGAAGTTTGTAAGAGAGAAGGAACACGTCAACGTAGGAACTATAGGGCACGTAGACCATGGCAAATCTACTCTAACCTCTGCCATAACATGTGCATTGGCTGCGGGTGTTATGCCCGGCGGTAAGGCAAGGTGTATGAAATACGAAGAAATAGACAAAGCACCAGAAGAAAGAGAAAGAGGTATAACCATAAACATAACACACGTGGAATACGAAACCGCAAAAAGACATTACGCACACGTAGATTGCCCAGGACACGCAGACTACATCAAGAACATGATAACAGGCGCAGCCCAAATGGACGGAGCTATCCTTGTGGTTTCTGCAGCAGACGGTCCAATGCCACAGACAAGAGAACACGTGCTGTTGGCAAGACAGGTCAATGTCCCCTACATAGTGGTGTTCATGAACAAGTGTGACATGGTGGATGACCCAGAGCTTTTGGACCTTGTGGAGCTTGAAGTGAGGGAACTTTTGAATAAGTACGAATTTCCTGGAGATGAGGTACCGGTCATAAGGGGTTCTGCCTTAGGGACATTGCAGGAGTTAGAAGCAGGGAAACCTGACAAGTGGTGCAATGCCATAGTGGAACTGCTCAACGCCATGGACGAATACATACCAACTCCTGTAAGGGAATCAGACAAACCATTTTTGATGCCCATAGAAGACGTATTTAGCATATCTGGACGTGGAACGGTGGTAACAGGCAGGGTAGAGCGTGGAGTACTAAAGCCTGGTGAGGAAGTGGAGGTAGTAGGGCTCAGAGAAGAACCACTGAAGACTGTAGCCACATCCATAGAGATGTTTAGGAAGGTCCTTGATGAGGCACTACCTGGGGACAACATAGGTGTGCTTTTGAGGGGTGTAGGCAAAGACGATGTGGAGAGGGGGCAGGTATTGGCAAAGCCAGGTAGTGTGACGCCGCACAGGAGGTTTAGGGCACAGGTGTATGTATTGACGAAGGAAGAAGGTGGGAGGCACAGTCCATTTTTTGTGAATTACAGGCCACAGTTTTACTTTAGGACAGCGGACGTGACAGGGGTAGTGGTGAAGTTGCCAGAGGGTCAGGAGATGGTGATGCCTGGGGACAACGTGGAGCTTGAGATTGAGCTAATAAAGCCCATAGCGATGGAGGAAGGACTTAGGTTTGCCATAAGGGAAGGTGGAAGGACTGTGGGTGCTGGTGTGGTTACAAAAATCCTTGATTGA
- the rpsJ gene encoding 30S ribosomal protein S10: MEQDIIRIKLRSYDHRLLDQSVRQIVDVVKRTGGIVKGPIPLPTKRRRWVVLRSPHKFDQSREHFEIREHKRILDIVRITPQTVESLMSLNLPAGVDVELKMGS, translated from the coding sequence ATGGAGCAGGACATAATACGAATAAAACTGAGATCTTACGATCATAGGCTACTGGATCAGTCCGTCAGGCAGATAGTGGATGTAGTAAAAAGAACAGGTGGTATAGTGAAAGGTCCAATTCCTTTGCCTACAAAAAGGAGAAGGTGGGTTGTTCTGCGCTCTCCTCACAAGTTTGATCAATCCAGAGAGCACTTTGAAATAAGGGAGCATAAGAGGATTTTAGATATAGTCCGAATCACGCCTCAGACAGTAGAATCTCTGATGAGCCTAAACTTGCCCGCAGGGGTAGATGTTGAGCTAAAGATGGGGAGCTAA
- the rplC gene encoding 50S ribosomal protein L3 → MSVGLFGIKLGMTRVFLKDGTAVPVTVIKVPKHYVTAIRTMDKDGYSAVQVGAFEVKEKKLTKPEIGHLKKAGVALLRKLKEFRVDNPQDYQVGQEIKLENVFKPGDLVDVVGISKGRGFAGTMKRWDFGGFPRSHGHRYHRAVGSIGQRTDPGRVWKGKRMAGHWGAEKIRVQSLLVVDVLPDKGVMLVKGSVPGHPKGILIIEKSKIANRRSQRLKLNRIKHIPENILRSEA, encoded by the coding sequence ATGAGTGTAGGTCTTTTTGGAATAAAGCTTGGTATGACAAGGGTTTTTCTCAAGGATGGTACAGCGGTGCCCGTTACGGTTATAAAGGTTCCAAAGCACTATGTGACTGCCATTCGCACGATGGATAAGGATGGCTACAGTGCGGTTCAGGTAGGTGCCTTTGAAGTAAAGGAGAAAAAGCTTACAAAGCCGGAGATAGGACATCTGAAAAAGGCTGGTGTTGCTCTGCTAAGAAAGTTGAAGGAGTTTAGAGTGGATAATCCCCAGGACTATCAGGTAGGGCAGGAAATAAAATTGGAAAATGTTTTTAAGCCCGGGGATTTGGTAGACGTGGTGGGCATTAGTAAAGGTAGAGGTTTTGCTGGCACGATGAAAAGGTGGGACTTTGGTGGATTTCCAAGGTCTCACGGACACCGATATCACAGGGCAGTGGGTTCTATTGGTCAAAGGACGGATCCAGGAAGGGTGTGGAAGGGTAAAAGAATGGCTGGACATTGGGGCGCAGAAAAAATAAGGGTGCAATCTCTTTTGGTGGTTGATGTGCTGCCCGATAAAGGAGTAATGCTCGTAAAGGGTTCTGTACCTGGTCACCCAAAGGGGATACTGATTATAGAAAAGAGCAAAATAGCTAACAGAAGATCGCAGAGGTTAAAGCTAAACAGAATAAAACACATTCCAGAGAACATCCTTAGGAGTGAAGCATGA
- the rplD gene encoding 50S ribosomal protein L4 — protein MSELREDIFGLEVKKHILWEVVRWQLAKRRQGTHSTKTRGEVAYSGRKLYPQKGTGNARHGDRGANIFVGGGVAHGPKPRDYYYPLPKKVRKLALKMALSSKAKQNAIILVDSIDMGEVPKTKRALEFLRANGLEGKKVLVIIPERDQITEKSFRNLQTAKVLPVEGLNVYDILWADSLVIIKSALDKIYERLGS, from the coding sequence ATGAGTGAGCTAAGAGAGGACATATTCGGACTTGAGGTGAAAAAACACATTCTGTGGGAAGTAGTAAGGTGGCAGCTTGCCAAAAGAAGGCAAGGAACCCACAGCACCAAAACCAGGGGTGAAGTGGCTTACAGTGGGAGAAAGCTTTATCCCCAAAAGGGAACTGGAAACGCAAGGCACGGAGACAGAGGAGCAAACATCTTTGTGGGTGGTGGTGTGGCACACGGTCCCAAACCCAGAGATTACTATTATCCTTTACCCAAGAAAGTAAGGAAGTTGGCGCTTAAGATGGCCCTTTCTTCAAAAGCAAAACAAAACGCTATAATTTTGGTGGATAGTATAGATATGGGAGAAGTTCCCAAAACGAAGAGAGCTTTAGAATTCCTAAGGGCTAACGGTTTGGAAGGAAAAAAAGTTTTAGTGATTATTCCCGAAAGGGACCAGATTACAGAAAAGTCCTTCAGAAACCTGCAGACTGCGAAAGTTCTTCCTGTGGAAGGGCTCAACGTTTACGACATACTTTGGGCAGACAGTTTGGTAATAATCAAGTCTGCCCTTGATAAGATCTACGAGAGGTTAGGCTCATGA
- the rplW gene encoding 50S ribosomal protein L23, with product MKRPEDVLIRPIITEKSNRLMEDHKKYTFEVAMDATKQEIKYAVQTLFGVKVLKVNTMIVKPKKKRVFGKFRRYGYTKSYKKAIVTIDPYQEIDLSGVR from the coding sequence ATGAAAAGGCCGGAGGACGTGTTAATAAGACCTATAATCACAGAGAAGAGCAATAGACTTATGGAGGACCACAAAAAATACACCTTTGAAGTGGCGATGGATGCTACAAAGCAGGAGATAAAGTATGCGGTCCAAACCCTCTTTGGCGTAAAGGTTCTTAAAGTCAATACTATGATAGTAAAGCCAAAGAAAAAGAGGGTTTTTGGTAAGTTTAGAAGGTATGGATATACAAAATCCTACAAAAAGGCTATAGTTACGATAGATCCATATCAAGAAATTGATCTTTCTGGTGTGAGGTAA
- the rplB gene encoding 50S ribosomal protein L2 — protein MGVRKLKPVTNGQRHAVLYDFAEITKSEPEKSLTYFYKRAKGRSHGKITVRSRGGGHKKRYRIIDFKRDKSLVPAKVASIEYDPFRSARIALLHYADGEKRYIIWPEGLKVGDTVISISYEDASAGKELPEIKPGNALPLKYIPVGTIIHNIELNPGKGGQLARSAGTSAQVIGKVDNYVQVRLPSGEIRLIHERCMATVGAVGLAEHELVKYGKAGRYRWLGWRPHTRGTAMNPVDHPHGGGEGKTKGKHPESPWGWKTKGYKTRRGKKYSDKFILVSRKGKPLKEGIK, from the coding sequence ATGGGTGTAAGGAAATTAAAACCAGTAACTAACGGGCAAAGGCACGCAGTTCTCTACGACTTTGCAGAAATAACCAAGTCTGAGCCTGAGAAGTCTTTAACCTACTTTTACAAAAGAGCTAAGGGGCGTTCTCACGGAAAGATTACCGTCAGATCAAGAGGTGGGGGCCACAAAAAGAGATACAGAATAATAGACTTTAAAAGAGACAAGAGCCTTGTACCCGCAAAGGTTGCGAGCATAGAGTACGATCCCTTCAGGTCCGCACGGATAGCACTCCTTCACTATGCAGACGGTGAGAAAAGATACATAATATGGCCAGAGGGATTAAAGGTTGGTGATACTGTGATATCTATATCCTATGAGGATGCTTCCGCTGGAAAAGAACTGCCAGAAATAAAGCCCGGCAACGCATTGCCTTTAAAATACATCCCAGTAGGAACTATCATTCACAACATAGAGCTAAACCCAGGAAAGGGCGGACAGTTAGCAAGGTCTGCTGGAACCTCTGCCCAAGTAATAGGTAAAGTAGACAATTATGTTCAGGTAAGGCTTCCTTCAGGTGAAATCAGGCTTATTCATGAAAGATGCATGGCTACGGTTGGCGCAGTTGGCCTGGCTGAGCACGAGCTTGTTAAATACGGAAAGGCTGGAAGGTACCGCTGGCTTGGCTGGAGGCCTCACACAAGGGGAACGGCTATGAACCCAGTGGATCACCCCCACGGTGGTGGAGAGGGTAAAACAAAAGGAAAGCATCCCGAGTCCCCTTGGGGCTGGAAAACCAAAGGATATAAGACAAGAAGGGGTAAAAAGTATTCAGATAAATTTATCCTTGTTAGCAGAAAAGGAAAACCTCTTAAGGAGGGTATTAAATAA
- the rpsS gene encoding 30S ribosomal protein S19, whose protein sequence is MWDEYRKLVDKKAWVDPKLWYRIRKMNQTGERKVIKTYSRDTTIIPEFVGHTIAVHNGKTFVPVYITSDMVGHKLGEFAPTRTFKGHPEKSSKVAKKK, encoded by the coding sequence ATTTGGGATGAGTACAGAAAACTTGTGGACAAAAAAGCCTGGGTAGATCCCAAGCTCTGGTATAGGATAAGGAAAATGAACCAAACTGGGGAAAGAAAGGTCATAAAAACCTACAGTAGGGACACCACCATAATACCCGAATTTGTGGGCCACACTATAGCGGTTCATAACGGTAAGACTTTTGTTCCGGTTTATATTACCTCCGATATGGTAGGGCACAAGTTGGGTGAGTTTGCCCCAACTAGGACATTCAAAGGCCACCCGGAGAAATCCTCAAAGGTGGCTAAAAAGAAGTGA